The Megalops cyprinoides isolate fMegCyp1 chromosome 22, fMegCyp1.pri, whole genome shotgun sequence genome contains a region encoding:
- the LOC118769528 gene encoding sterile alpha motif domain-containing protein 9-like — protein sequence MECELPADRDTWTREHVREWLLGELDLGEATAQILYEAEFRGDMLPLLDEDSLLKLGVKPGPAKLIIRRLSEFSADAVKNSEASAGVARERAERCLPYPFNCFHDSCRYVLHRRLQVPETGPLNLIEPCHEFKALQGGTHREKLTKFTEEAVRFAAACLNTRSNGTIHFGVLDNPHGKIAGVGIGREAKSDKGSATKSQEEDYVRAWEAFGKYFAAEHKETVMKCIKVPRFVEVLNPNCDEENTFVIEVDIEPRHALCREDLYYTSETLTNKKTKKHSSDRRHLYIRQGSSIFDLMAENKDKNIPKHSTYSRKTIKEISELRKKAEQEHSRGVQNSMQGSQLTEAITNGSGSLDKSNFEWYILVTNKSHPVQLESLHFLTHLDLFAVLDFDPESKSEGLYSFFREQRKARAHFPEDYTRTDLPHETVRKLELSKIISWVFCNGSVTDAVRPSFPTAWRKEKGASVRRTVSFLCRTDVMPRGRFQVLFLLLSRVDHQMDPLLEAFSSFYQELGGVESMLFICNSESTCNSWKDLVDAKFGEQITDRCIYKLNLAEVNGTVLSLTRSSERFLPCHNAATIVLWRRDEEGMHALSVLCVNQCEGQQESRDDVQRSFYRGATPTWWNFHLSEESVVKRDKHEYIKRMVRLRTSEPESGACVTFDLFHHPGCGGTTLAMHVLWSLRKELRCAILKDNAVGHHEVARQVISLLKYGIKERSTSVFLPVLLMIDGFEDKNKELLQEAIREEIKLEDLTTGDTLVVILSCAKSQTQPKGTGNSDTVFLGNKLSANEKKLFEQRLKEIEMDQKEVETFYSFMIMKNNFDPEYITRVVKSNLQHFNFVEQKEAKLFGVLVLLHVYAQCGSLSVSFCERFLGLEGQPRHGYLRVEEEFGQFSKLVTRCAVEEGEKYQAVRPIHRSVSQKCLEELTRTHSVTKRDIVLLLLQEDAFHDCTQGKKRLEEDIVGMLCTRRSGEDERDSSFSPLMQAIVNETPEAVKDVLTEACRRFENNALILHLHALFYIDRDDVTEALKWAKKAKNKDRKSFLIADTLAEVYRRELTAKVDTITAPAVAVDDFRELLKLACFSLSEFSEAQHLLTKETNSPKSNPHRSARFPASCFLGEISVYDIILKLLRKSPLFAQNNGVKTLVRYLSGDVTVDDLLANNGQHSGYITTLQEHNEHLHNLKMAMKKQIDFLECYLSNFTLPCSAKVSLMVTDLDLCFRTYSDVFCRLSPGVDAQSEHLQVEEKRKDLERMKADTCSGILRYLTDKQGYAAIEAIVQSYQFILHKPHGEMSLREELHLILASIVLRYLSPRSTRIYPVQKEDKLKSDLKKAIQKSTQTALASEEKIALHFLSSLLCWDEEDVSGERPVQSALASLTTCFSEQFRCMSPSASLVAHFFLGKQASLSGILSRAEADQLWEDRPGCTTEEDPHFFFCGVVKESGILCDTDRGTAVPPVGRVQPDVNSRVTFRFGFTLAGPRAFSVRHWKQIPELHGLYRSPPSARQNYLN from the coding sequence ATGGAGTGTGAGCTACCTGCAGACAGGGACACCTGGACGAGAGAGCATGTGAGGGAGTGGTTGCTGGGAGAGCTGGACCTGGGCGAGGCCACCGCGCAGATCCTGTACGAAGCGGAGTTCCGCGGAGACATGCTGCCCCTGCTGGATGAGGACAGCCTGCTGAAACTAGGAGTCAAGCCAGGGCCAGCCAAACTCATCATCAGACGCCTGAGCGAATTCAGCGCAGACGCAGTGAAAAACAGCGAGGCGAGCGCCGGGGTCGCGAGGGAGAGGGCGGAGAGGTGTCTCCCGTACCCCTTCAACTGCTTCCACGACAGCTGCAGGTACGTGCTGCACCGCCGGCTGCAGGTGCCGGAAACAGGCCCGCTGAACCTGATAGAGCCCTGCCACGAATTCAAAGCGCTTCAGGGAGGGACGCACAGGGAGAAGCTGACGAAATTCACGGAGGAGGCAGTGCGCTTCGCGGCGGCGTGCCTCAACACCCGCTCCAATGGGACCATTCACTTCGGAGTGCTCGACAACCCGCATGGCAAGATAGCAGGGGTGGGGATCGGGAGGGAGGCAAAATCTGACAAGGGCTCTGCTACGAAAAGCCAGGAGGAGGACTACGTCCGAGCGTGGGAGGCTTTTGGGAAATATTTTGCAGCTGAGCACAAGGAGACCGTGATGAAGTGCATCAAAGTCCCCCGGTTTGTAGAGGTCTTAAATCCTAACTGTGACGAGGAGAACACGTTTGTAATCGAGGTGGACATCGAGCCCAGACACGCCTTATGCCGAGAGGACCTTTACTACACTTCTGAAACTTTGACAAACAAGAAGACAAAGAAGCACAGCAGCGATAGGAGGCATCTCTACATCCGTCAGGGGTCGAGCATATTCGATCTGATGGCGgagaacaaagacaaaaacatccCGAAACACAGTACGTACAGCAGAAAGACTATTAAAGAAATTTCAGAACTGAGAAAAAAGGCAGAGCAGGAACACAGCAGAGGTGTTCAGAACAGCATGCAGGGCTCACAGCTGACGGAGGCCATCACTAATGGCAGTGGTTCCCTGGACAAATCGAACTTTGAATGGTACATACTGGTGACTAACAAGTCCCACCCTGTGCAGCTGGAATCTCTGCACTTCCTGACACACTTAGACCTGTTTGCTGTCCTGGACTTCGATCCTGAGTCTAAATCCGAAGGGCTTTACAGTTTTTTCCGGGAGCAGAGGAAAGCGCGTGCACACTTTCCCGAGGACTACACCCGCACTGACCTGCCGCACGAAACGGTGCGTAAGCTGGAACTGTCCAAGATCATCAGCTGGGTTTTCTGCAATGGCTCCGTGACAGATGCCGTGAGGCCTTCCTTTCCCACAGCCTGGCGCAAAGAGAAGGGTGCCTCGGTGCGCCGCACTGTCTCCTTCCTGTGCCGCACAGACGTCATGCCCAGAGGCAGGTTCCaggtgctgtttctgctgctgtccaGAGTGGACCACCAAATGGACCCCCTCTTGGAGGCGTTCAGCTCCTTCTACCAGGAGCTGGGAGGAGTGGAGTCCATGCTGTTCATCTGCAACAGCGAGTCCACCTGCAACTCGTGGAAGGACCTCGTGGATGCGAAGTTTGGCGAGCAGATCACAGACAGGTGCATTTACAAGCTGAATCTGGCTGAAGTGAATGGGACGGTCCTGAGCCTGACCCGCAGCTCGGAGCGGTTTCTGCCGTGCCACAACGCCGCCACCATCGTTCTCTGGAGGAGGGATGAGGAGGGCATGCACGCCCTGAGCGTGCTGTGCGTGAATCAGTGCGAGGGgcagcaggagagcagagacGATGTGCAGAGAAGCTTCTACAGAGGTGCCACGCCCACCTGGTGGAACTTCCACCTGTCAGAGGAGTCTGTGGTCAAAAGGGACAAGCATGAGTACATCAAAAGGATGGTCCGTCTGAGAACGTCAGAGCCAGAGAGTGGAGCctgtgtgacctttgacctcttcCACCACCCAGGCTGTGGAGGCACGACCCTGGCGATGCATGTGTTGTGGTCCCTCAGAAAGGAGTTGCGATGTGCTATTCTGAAAGACAACGCTGTGGGTCACCATGAGGTCGCACGGCAGGTCATTTCTTTGCTTAAATACGGCATCAAGGAAAGGTCGACATCAGTATTTCTTCCTGTCTTACTCATGATTGATGGTTTTGAGGACAAAAATAAAGAGCTCTTGCAGGAAGCAATCAGAGAAGAAATCAAGCTTGAAGATCTGACCACTGGAGACACTTTGGTGGTAATTCTTAGCTGTGCCAAGTCTCAGACACAGCCAAAAGGCACTGGCAACAGTGACACTGTCTTCCTGGGAAATAAGCTGTCTGCTAATGAGAAGAAGCTGTTCGAACAAAGGCTCAAAGAGATTGAGATGGACCAAAAGGAGGTGGAAACATTCTACAGCTTTATGatcatgaaaaacaattttgaTCCAGAGTACATAACGCGTGTGGTCAAGAGCAACCTGCAGCATTTCAACTTTGTGGAGCAAAAGGAAGCAAAGCTCTTTGGAGTGCTCGTCCTTCTCCATGTGTACGCACAATGCGGCAGTCTCTCAGTATCCTTCTGTGAGAGGTTCCTGGGACTGGAAGGTCAACCACGGCATGGGTACCTGAGAGTAGAAGAGGAGTTTGGTCAGTTTTCCAAACTCGTGACTCGCTGTGCAGTCGAGGAAGGGGAGAAATACCAAGCCGTGCGCCCAATTCACCGCAGCGTGTCTCAGAAATGCCTGGAGGAGCTCACGCGCACCCACAGCGTGACAAAGAGGGACATCGTTCTTCTGTTGCTGCAGGAGGATGCCTTCCACGACTGCACCCAAGGGAAaaagaggctggaggaggacaTCGTGGGGATGCTTTGCACAAGGCGGTCTGGTGAGGACGAAAGAGACAGCAGCTTCTCGCCGCTCATGCAAGCCATCGTGAATGAAACGCCAGAAGCTGTGAAGGACGTGTTGACTGAGGCCTGCAGGAGGTTTGAGAACAACGCCTTGATTTTACATCTCCACGCGCTGTTCTACATTGACAGGGACGATGTCACCGAAGCATTGAAATGggccaaaaaagcaaaaaataaggACAGGAAAAGCTTTCTCATTGCTGACACTTTGGCTGAAGTCTATAGACGTGAACTAACAGCTAAAGTCGACACCATCACCGCACCGGCTGTTGCCGTAGATGATTTCAGAGAACTTCTGAAGCTGGCTTGTTTTTCGCTCTCTGAATTCAGTGAAGCCCAGCACCTGTTGACAAAGGAGACAAACAGCCCTAAAAGTAACCCTCATCGCAGCGCCCGCTTCCCTGCCTCCTGCTTCCTGGGAGAGATCAGTGTCTATGACATCATACTCAAATTACTGCGGAAGAGTCCTCTGTTTGCACAAAACAATGGAGTAAAAACCCTGGTACGATACCTCTCTGGAGACGTCACAGTAGATGATCTGCTGGCTAACAACGGACAGCATTCCGGCTACATTACCACACTCCAAGAGCACAACGAACACCTGCACAATCTGAAAATGGCAATGAAGAAGCAAATTGATTTTTTAGAGTGTTACCTCTCAAACTTCACCTTACCGTGTTCAGCAAAGGTCTCCCTGATGGTAACTGACTTGGACTTGTGCTTCAGAACTTACAGTGACGTGTTCTGCAGACTTAGCCCTGGAGTCGATGCACAGAGCGAACATctgcaggtggaggagaagaggaaggacTTGGAGAGGATGAAGGCGGACACCTGTAGTGGGATTCTCAGGTACCTGACTGATAAGCAAGGATACGCAGCTATAGAGGCTATAGTGCAGAGCTACCAGTTCATCTTGCATAAGCCCCATGGGGAGATGAGTTTGAGAGAGGAGTTGCATCTCATCCTGGCTAGTATTGTTCTCCGCTACCTAAGTCCACGCTCAACGCGCATATACCCAGTGCAGAAGGAAGACAAACTGAAGTCAGATTTGAAGAAAGCCATTCAGAAAAGTACACAAACGGCACTGGCCAGCGAGGAGAAGATCGCGCTGCACTTTTTGTCAAGCCTCCTTTGTTGGGACGAAGAGGACGTCTCTGGGGAAAGGCCAGTGCAGAGCGCTTTGGCCTCACTGACCACGTGCTTCTCGGAGCAGTTCAGGTGCATGAGCCCTTCAGCCAGTCTGGTGGCTCATTTCTTCTTAGGGAAGCAGGCCAGCCTCAGCGGCATTCTGAGCAGAGCGGAGGCAGACCAGCTTTGGGAGGACCGTCCTGGCTGCACCACAGAGGAAGACCCCCActtcttcttctgtggtgtgGTGAAGGAGAGTGGGATTCTCTGTGACACTGACAGAGGAACAGCAGTCCCTCCCGTGGGCAGAGTCCAGCCGGATGTGAACTCCAGAGTGACCTTCCGTTTCGGCTTTACTCTGGCTGGGCCGCGGGCCTTTTCTGTGAGACACTGGAAGCAGATACCAGAGCTGCACGGACTGTATCGCAGCCCTCCTAGTGCCAGGCAAAATTATCTGAACTAG
- the LOC118769947 gene encoding GTP-binding nuclear protein Ran-like, with translation MAEGEPQVQFKLVLVGDGGTGKTTFVKRHLTGEFEKKYVATLGVEVHPLVFHTNRGAIKFNVWDTAGQEKFGGLRDGYYIQAQCAVIMFDVTSRVTYKNVPNWHRDLVRVCENIPIVLCGNKVDIKDRKVKAKSIVFHRKKNLQYYDISAKSNYNFEKPFLWLARKLIGDPNLEFVAMPALAPPEVAMDPSLAAQYEHDLKVASETALPDEDDDL, from the exons ATGGCAGAAGGCGAACCGCAAGTCCAGTTTAag CTGGTGTTGGTGGGCGATGGAGGCACAGGGAAGACCACCTTTGTGAAGAGACACTTGACAGGGGAGTTTGAGAAGAAATATGTGG CCACGCTGGGTGTGGAGGTGCACCCCCTGGTCTTCCACACCAACAGAGGGGCCATCAAGTTCAACGTGTGGGACACAGCCGGGCAGGAGAAGTTCGGGGGGCTCCGAGACGGATATTACATTCAGG ctcagtgTGCTGTCATCATGTTTGACGTGACCTCGAGGGTCACCTACAAGAACGTGCCCAACTGGCATCGTGACCTGGTGCGCGTGTGCGAGAACATTCCCATCGTCCTCTGCGGCAACAAGGTGGACATCAAGGACCGCAAGGTCAAGGCCAAGAGCATCGTCTTCCACCGCAAGAAGAACCTGCAG TATTACGACATCTCCGCCAAGAGCAACTACAACTTTGAGAAGCCCTTCCTGTGGTTGGCACGGAAACTGATCGGAGACCCCAACCTGGAGTTTGTGGCCATGCCCGCCCTCGCCCCCCCAGAGGTCGCCATGGACCCCTCCCTCGCCGCGCAGTACGAGCACGACCTCAAA GTGGCGTCAGAAACAGCGCTCCCAGATGAAGACGATGACCTCTaa
- the zgc:165520 gene encoding syntaxin-3, whose amino-acid sequence MKDRLQQLKETCDRDDTEEVQVAVDNAAFMDEFFSQIEEIRISIDKIDENVVEVKKLYSVILSAPTPDQKIQDDLEAVTNEIKKLANNARNKLKSIERNLETNEERVSADMRIRKSQHAVLARKFVEVMTKYNEAQVDFRERSKGRIQRQLEITGKVTTDEELEEMLEGGNAAVFTAGIVDSGISKQALSEIEARHKDIVRLESSIKELHDMFVDIAMLVENQGGMIDRIESNMDQSVGFVERAVADTKKAVKFQAEARRKKMMIMLCCVILAIVLGSVIYSFLT is encoded by the exons ATGAAAGATCGTTTGCAACAACTCAAAGAG aCATGTGACAGAGATGACACAGAGGAGGTTCAGGTTGCAGTGGACAATGCGGCCTTTATGGACGAGTTCTTCTCCCAG ATTGAGGAGATCCGAATAAGCATCGACAAGATAGACGAGAATGTGGTCGAAGTCAAGAAGCTCTACTCCGTCATTCTGTCTGCTCCCACGCCAGACCAGa AAATACAAGATGACTTGGAAGCTGTTACCAACGAAATCAAAAAACTGGCCAACAACGCTCGCAACAAGCTAAAGA GTATCGAGCGGAATCTGGAGACAAACGAAGAGAGAGTGTCAGCCGACATGCGGATCCGGAAATCGCAG CATGCCGTGCTGGCCAGGAAGTTCGTGGAAGTGATGACCAAGTATAACGAGGCACAGGTGGACTTCAGGGAGAGGAGCAAAGGGCGAATCCAGAGACAACTGGAAATTA CCGGTAAAGTCACGACCGATGAAGAACTGGAGGAAATGTTGGAGGGGGGGAACGCAGCGGTGTTCACTGCAGGG ATTGTAGACTCGGGCATCTCAAAGCAGGCGCTCAGTGAGATTGAAGCTCGACACAAGGACATCGTACGCCTGGAGAGCAGCATCAAGGAGCTGCACGACATGTTTGTGGACATCGCCATGCTGGTGGAGAACCAG gGTGGCATGATTGACAGGATCGAGAGTAACATGGACCAGTCCGTGGGCTTCGTAGAGCGGGCGGTGGCTGACACCAAGAAAGCGGTCAAGTTTCAGGCCGAGGCTCGCAGG AAGAAAATGATGATCATGTTGTGCTGTGTCATTCTCGCCATTGTCCTGGGATCGGTTATCTACAGCTTCTTGACATAA